The DNA sequence CAGAACTTCCACCATCTCTTGTGAAGTTTCTTTGACAATGCCTTATAATGCTCCATTTCACCCCAGCAATCTCTACCCCATTCACACCCTGCCATATTCACCACAAAGTCATGGTTTTGGAAAAAATATTGTGGATCGTCAGCTTGATCTGAACAAGCACCTGGTGGGAACGCATTGATTTGTCGTAATGGTAGAAATGCTATTCTCTCTCTTATCCAGGCTTGTGTTGAATACAAAGTTTCTAGAGCGTCCTGTTCTTTGTGCTCCCATTGCATGTGCATCTGTTCGTACATGGCTGGGTCCCACCATATATCCAAGAGCATCTCGGACCACTCTGATCTTCGAATCAAAAATGAACCCAAATTGAACCCACCACAATCTTGGGTAATAATCATATCGATAGGCTGGTTATAGTCCACGTAGGGGAGGTCTGTTGGCAAGTTCAATGGATTAAATGTGTCCAAGGTTCTATAAGTGGcattattcaaattgttaAGAAAATGTTTTTCCAAGGAAATCTGTGGTTCCATGATGTACGTGTGCAAATCCAACCACCAAAACCATTCGGTATCAGGAAACTGTCTCATAGTTTGCTTCAAGATATCAACTTTTTCCCAGCTT is a window from the Candida dubliniensis CD36 chromosome 4, complete sequence genome containing:
- a CDS encoding alpha-1,6-mannosyltransferase, putative (Similar to S. cerevisiae MNN10;~possibly fungus-specific), whose amino-acid sequence is MSELPTDLEDTYSKTFKPNRKNAFEFSSVADFITKYKKIVLFIVTFVCLSLFTNVPYIPHFKQAPPKVVIILAANEGGGVLKWKSPQEWSVERSSIANKKNYAKVHGYGLTIKDMTIKKRYSHEWRESWEKVDILKQTMRQFPDTEWFWWLDLHTYIMEPQISLEKHFLNNLNNATYRTLDTFNPLNLPTDLPYVDYNQPIDMIITQDCGGFNLGSFLIRRSEWSEMLLDIWWDPAMYEQMHMQWEHKEQDALETLYSTQAWIRERIAFLPLRQINAFPPGACSDQADDPQYFFQNHDFVVNMAGCEWGRDCWGEMEHYKALSKKLHKRWWKFWE